The DNA region GGAAAATCAACGCTGTTGTTGCAGGTTGCTTATCAGCTTAGCGAAAATTTACCGCGCATTCTCTATGTGTCGGCAGAGGAATCTGGTCAACAGATAAAATTACGGGGCGATCGCCTCAAATCAGCGGAGGATAATCCTGAGGAAAATCTCTATATTCTGACGGAAACTGGCCTCGAAACAATTTTGTCGGAGCTGGAAACACTACGGCCTCAAGTGGCGGTGATCGATAGTATCCAGACGTTATATTATTCGTCCCTCAGTTCTGCACCCGGTTCAGTGTCCCAGGTAAGAGAATGTACGTCAGCTCTGATGCAGGTAGCAAAGCGGGAAAATATTACGCTCTTTATTGTGGGTCACGTCACAAAAGAGGGGGCGATCGCCGGGCCGAGAGTTTTAGAGCATTTAGTAGATACGGTGCTTTATTTTGAGGGCGATCGCTATGCTTCTCACCGATTATTACGGTCAGTGAAAAATCGTTTTGGAGCAACCCATGAAGTCGGCATTTTTGAAATGTGCGAGCAAGGTTTAGAAGAGGTCTTAAATCCTTCAGCATTATTCCTCGGCAATCGCGAAGAAGAAACCCCTGGCACTGCAACGGTTGTCGCTTGCGAAGGAACTCGCCCATTATTAGTGGAATTGCAGGCATTAGTTAGTCCCACCAGTTATTCTTCCCCAAGGCGCTCCACAACTGGCGTGGACTATTCTCGGCTCCAGCAAATTTTGGCTGTCCTCGAAAAGCGGGTTGGTATTCCCCTTTCAAAATTAGATGCTTATGTCGCAGCGGCAGGGGGATTAACGGTCTCAGAGCCCGCCGTTGATTTAGGGATGGCAGTGGCATTAGTCGCAAGTTTCCGTGATCGCATGGTAGATCCAAAAACAATTTTGGTCGGAGAGGTGGGTTTAGGGGGACAAGTCCGTCCGGTGTCACACCTTGAAACTCGTCTCAAAGAAGCAAAAAAACTAGGGTTTACGCGAGCCATTATCCCAAAGGGACAAAAACTTTCTGAGGAGAATTTGGGAATTGATTTAGTGCCTGTTGGTCGTGTGCTGGATGCAATTGTGGCGGCTCTGCCAACAGCTTCTAAACAAAATTAGTACAGCATTAATCTTTAAATATCGCCTGATTGCGACCCGCAGCTTTAGCGGAATAGAGAGCTTGATCAGCATTATCAATTAATTGCTCATAATTACCCGTTTGCGTCGGAATAGTTATCCCAACGCCAGCGCTAATGGTCACCACAGACGCTGTGGGTGATTTGGAATGGGGAAGTTTAAGATTTTCGATAGCCTCAACAAGATCATTGGCGATCGCCTGGGCGTAGGACTCAGTGGAATCAGGGAGAAGCAATACAAATTCTTCGCCGCCATATCTTGCCGCCATATCCGTTGTCCGTCGTGCCGCAACAGCAATCACCTTTGAGATCCGTTGCAAACAAATATCTCCCTGCAAGTGACCATAAAAATCGTTATAGGCTTTGAAATGGTCAATATCAATAAAAACGAGTGCTAAAGGTGTTTGCTTCCGCAAGGCTCTGCCCCATTCTTTTTCAAGGGTGAGATCAAACATTCGACGATTAGGGATACTCGTCAGCGAATCAATGTATGACAGTTTTTTGAGCTGATTATTGAGCTGTAGAATGCGGTGTTGGGCTTGTTGCAAGTGGGTAATCTTTTGACGAAATTTCCCCAAAAACCACATGGCGATCGCCAAGAGTAATGCCAATGCAATCCCAAAAATGAGGATCAATTCGGCAATAATATTTTGGTCAGGAATACCATAGGATTTTGATAACTGTAACTCCGCAGCGACAAGTGCTTGCCAGAGAGCGACAGTAACTACAATGCCTGAGACCCCCGCCACCATCGGCAAAAATAGTAATGGGAGCTGACGCAATCTCCGGAGACTGATATGCAAGATTACGACAACGAGTAATAGCCCCACCAAGATAAAGCCAATCGATGTATGGAGCGCCATATGGGTTAACTGTGCCCAACCGTAGGCTGTTTTTACACCAGACAAATAGCCAAGCAAGGCAACAAAGCCTAGACCCATTACTGAGGCCCCAAAAGTAGAGGCGAAAAAGACAAAATTCAGTGTCAGTTTACGGCGAAGAATGAGGAGAATTGATAAACCACTCAGGCAAAAATTCAAAGCTGTGTTGGGTGCCATTCGACCTGGATGGGAGGTGGCGACATCAATGTAATGATCGATAAAGAATTCATCGATGCCAAAATCCATCTGAAAAATATATTGGGTCAAAGTCAAAAAGCCTAGCAGCAAGGTTGAGCTGCCACAAACTTTGGCGATCGCCTGCTTTTGGTAGTTGAGTGCCCACAATGACAGACTGATCAAGCAAAATCCCAAGGCCGTATTAAACTGCATCGGCACATAGGCTGGACTAATCTGAATTAAACGAGGGTAGCGAGCAAACCAACCCACCATCACCATCATGCTCAGCAGGAATAGGATTGCAGCTCCCACATTCACCAGCAGCTTACTAGGGGAATCGACACCTTTCACCATGTCCAAAAACTTAGTTAAAGGTGTGAAACCCCTACGAGCCTGAGGCTTACCTTTATTTTTTGCAAGTTGTGGCATCAATCATCATCAGCATTCATCGCGGTCGTTCCTTGAAAGAGCATAAACAAACCGCTGCCAACGATTAGTAAAGCGGAAATACCCATCGCAATATCTAGAATTTCCATAGTCGTTAATTTTAAATATTTTTAATAAATATTTTTACAATTTGGGCTGGTTAATTTTAGTCGAAAAAAAATTTAGGACGATTCCCCAGATGCAGTTTCTTCATCTGGTGCTAGCAAAGACTTAATCCCTAATAACAACAGTCCTATGGCAATCATGCCAAATACAGCCGTTGCCATAGTACAAATACCCATCAGGAGTGTCCTTACTGTAATGGCAATTCTCATGGCAACAGTATTCCCTGTGGGGGGATTATTTGCGAAATTGATAATGACATTACGTGTGACAAGGTAAGCGGCAAAGGACATGCTGCCGGCAACGGCTGTCCCAGTCCAGCAGCGTAAGGGACTGGGTAAGACTTCTGGGATTTCTTCTTGTTTGGAATCGGTGATTTCGTCGTTCATAGGGCAGGGAACCGCTCAAGTTTATTTTCGTGCAGCTATTTTACGATCCCCTGTGGCGATCGCCCTACATAGCAGACTCATCGGAACCAGTATCTGTCGCCTCAGTTTCCGATTCAGTCATGCCGTCTTCTTCCAAGTTTTGTGGTGCTGAGCCACCTTGAATAAAACCAAACTCTGCAAACTCTTCCATCAATACCTGCTGCTGAATTTCGATCATTGTGGGAGTGACTTCTTCACCAAACAACTGCATCGAACGTTGGGTCAGCTGCGGATAAATTTCAGCGGTTTTCTGGCCAGTGGGTGTTTTATAAAAAGCGATTAAATCAGCGAGTTCTGGCTCTGAAAAATATTCGTCATAAAGCTTCAGATCAATCTCCTGTTGGACAGCAACGAAGTCAATTTTTTCCTGCATCAAGGTATACATCCGATCCATGATGCGCGCAAAGGTTTCATCGAATACTGCGGTCATGGCAGGGTCAGCGTCTTCTCCAAATAAGCCTTGACTCATCACGCTGGCTTGTTCTTGCATCTGGCTCATCATAATGTCGAGCACTTGGGTCGCATTTTCGTCGCGTTTGGTGAGCACTCGTAATTCATCGATCAAAGCCAATTTTTCCGCCGAGATAGTTTCAGGGTGAATCGGTTCGGATTCGGCAAAGACGCTAATTGGTGCCAGGGAAACAGAAAGGGCGATCGCCGTGGACGCGAAGAAAGATTTCAACATCATTTTTTAAAGGAAAGACTATTACTGTTTTACACAACTTCAGGGGGAGCCGGGGTTGCTACGGAATGTTTTGTGATTTCGATATAAATATGTTCGAGCTGGACAGGCTGCCGAGAAATAGAGTCGAGGGGAATCCCGTCAAAAATATCGAGAATTTCTTTGAGTTCAAGTTGGTCGGGTAACCAAAAAGCTAAGTCCCCGCCATAATTTCGTTTCGTAAATCCAGCTGCCTCTCCTCGGGTGATCGCCGCATCTTCTGCATCGGTGCGAAGCAACACAATTTCTTTGGCGGGAATCATTTTGCGTAGCTCTGGCAAGGTTCCCTCGGCAACAATTTGACCACCTTTCAGGACTCCGATTCGTTGGCATAATCGTTCTGCTTCATCCAGAAGATGGGTTGTCAGCAAAATCGTCATACCGTCGGCACGCAATTGTTGGATTAAAGCCCAGATGTCATAGCGGGTTTCGATATCGAGTCCGGTGGTCGGTTCATCAAGGATCAATAGTTGCGGATTATGCACTAATGCCACAGCCACATTCATCCGCCGTTGCATTCCACCACTCAGAGATTCAACTGGAGAATTGCGGCGATCGCCTAACCCCACCGCATCCAAACAATAATCAATACGCTTGTCACAATTTTTGCCGCGAATCCCATAGATTTTGGCAAAAAATCGGAGATTTTCGGCACAACTCAGAGTTTTATATAGGAGATTTTCTTGGGGGGCTACACCAATAATTTTTTTTGTTGCTTCGGAAACCGACTGACCCGCAATCCGAATTTCACCGCGATCGCCCTTGAGTAAATTGCAGAGAATATTGATTGTGGTGGTTTTCCCTGCACCATTTGGCCCCAACAAACCATAAATCTCTCCGGCTTGGATATGCAGCGTTAAGCCTTTGAGGACCTGTCGTTTACCGTAGGTTTTTTGAAGGTTATTAATCTCTAACATCAATGCTCACTAGAAGATCCTACGGTTAGTCTAGCGTCTACTCTTCAAGCATTAACCAACTTATTTCCTCCAAGTCCAATCGATAAAAGCGACATTCCTGTAGACATGCGATGAGTTATCGCTCCTTCATTTGAGTTTGGAACCGCCATCAAATAATTAACCCCTACAAAAGATCTTGCAGGGGTTGCGATGAAGACTAATTTTCGATCGGCTTCATCCAGAATTTAAGATTATCGACTTGGTCTATGCCATCGCAGTGGACGAGCAGGCAATTCGAAAACCAATGGCATCGGATTTATCGTCCTGAGCATGGGTGTCACGGAAAGCAGACCGACAGCCCCAGGAAATAAAATCCCAAGCGCCGCCACGTAGAACTCTTAGCTCACTAGAATTCGTAACGGGAGTTTGATTTCTAGGCGTTTCGTAGTTATCTTCCCAGCTGTCTTCACACCATTCCTGAACATTTCCATGCATGTCGTACAGCCCAAAATCATTAGGGGGATATTGACCGACTTCAGTTGTTCCAGCCAACCCAGGTATTAGCCATTTAGCGACTGTTATTGCCACATCAGCTACATAACCTTGCATCAAGTTCCCCTGTTGCTTTGTGAGTTCATCGCCAAAAGAATATTGAGTATCTGCTCCTGCACGGCAAGCATATTCCCATTCCGCCTCACTTAACAGGCGATATTTTCGGCCACTCTGCTCAGAAAGTTTTTGGCAGAAAGCTTGGGCATCATCCCAACTTACTCGCTCAACTGGATGGAAACCACCTTTTTTGAATTTGGATGGATTTATGCCCATTACCGCTTCATATTGCGACTGGGTTACCAAATATTGACCGAGATAGAACGCCTCAGTTATCTCAACCTGATGCTGAGGGTATTCATTAACACCAGCATCAGAGCTGCCCATCATGAAGCTTCCTTTAGGGATCCGGATCATATCGAGCTTCACTCCATCCCCTAAATCCTCAGTAAAAGATTGAGGTAACTCATCCCGAAATTCCAAGCTTTTAGAAATAGCTGGACTCTCTTGTTCTGGGTGGTTCAGTCTGAGTTGAAGCATGATTTCACCTAGGTAGATATTCTCTACTACCTAGTATCTAATGTTGATACAAAATTCATAAGTGAAATCACTGAATTTTTAAGCTTGTCTTTATGATCGTGAAATATCTTTTCAGAAAAAATACTGAATGATTTATGAATGTTTCATGAATATTTTTTTTGAAGGTTAAAAGATCAAAGCCCTACTGAAAATCCTTCTGTGATAATTACCTTGCCCATCAGTTTCAGTACCGAAAAATATCTGGCAATCAAAATCCGAAGCTTTATCTTTTATCATCTCGATAGCTTGATTGCTGAGAATAGAGGCGATCGCCCAGCTCTACTGCCTCCAAACAATAATCCATACGTTTGTTACAGTTCTTGCCGCGTAGACCATAGATTTTCGCGAAGAACCGCAGATTTTCGGCACAGCTCAGGGTTTTGTAAAGGAGATTTTCTTGGGGCACAACACCAATATTTTCTGAGAGTTTCAAGTAAGTAATGCTATAGCAAAATGGAGTGAGTCGTTTCCTTGGAAGTCTCGCTATGACAATTCACTGCCCCCAATGTAATGCTCAAGACATCATCAAAAGTGGATTCGCTAAAAATCGTCAACGATTTAAGTGTAATCAGTGCAATTATCAATTTACAAGCTTTTCTAAAGAGCGGGGCAAGCCTCTCTGGATGAAATTAGAAGCTGTATTGATGTATATGAGTGGTATGTCCATGAATGCGACAGCCAAGATTCTCGGTGTATCAGCTCAATCAGTGCTCAATTGGGTAAGAGATTTCGGTGAAGCCAATTATGAAAAGCCCACTCCTGAGTCTGCTGTCGTGGTGGAGCTAGATGAGCTATGGCATTTTATCCAAGAGAAAAAAACAAACTTTGGGTCTGGAAAGCATATGACCGTAATACTGGGCGACTCATTGACTGGGAATTGGGAAGTCGTGATAGTCGAACTTTAGGTCATTTACTAGAGCGGTTCTCGCAATGGCAAATCACTGTCTATTGCACCGATAATTGGAAACCCTATCAACAGCTATTAGAGAATCACCCAGATGCTTTTCATGTCATTAGCAAGAAAGAGACAATAGCAATTGAGAGAAACAACTCAGACAATCGCCATTGGTTTGCTCGGTTTCATCGCAGGACGAAGGTCGTCTCTAAATCAAAACACATGGTGGACTTGAGCATGGCACTGTTTGCGAAATTTAGAGTGAATGGAAGTATTGAGCTACTGCGCAATTGGCGTTTAACATTACTCTCTTGAAACTCTCTTTTTTTCTAGTGAAACCTATCTTCTTCAACATTCTGGAGATGGTACGACGACTCACTTCACCAGGCCACAGCTCTGCCATTTCTGCTTGGGTTTTGTCTGCATGCTGTTGCACAAAGCTTTTGAATACTTCCAAGTCTGTGATTTTATGACCATAGCCTTTCTGATACCCTGTTTTCGCGCTGTAGCTCCCTGTTTCTTCTAAACATTGTTTCCAAAGGTAAAGACTATTGCGACCAATATTGAACATTTCACAGACATCTTTTTTGGGGATACCTCGCTCCACGGCAGCAAGAGCTTTACAACGTAGGTCCTCGCTATAAGCAACTGGCATTTTTACTTCACACAACTCCCATACTACTCCCTCAACCAACTGGCCATTGCTATAGATGCCATTTATAGCAGTCGCCAGATAGATTAAACTCCATAATGGTTTTGCAGACAGACTCAGAATTGAGGTTCACATGACGTATTAAACTAAATGGCTACTGCTATATCTGCTGGCTTAGCTCGCTTACGACGAAGGTGGTTGGCAGAGGTTTGAGCAAACTTATGACACCATTGGCGGATAGTTTCATAAGTGATATCAATGCCGCGGTATTGCATCATCTTTTGGACATCGCGGTAGCTCAAGGGAAATGTGTAGTAGAGCCAGATGCAATGGCAGATGATCTCGCTGGGATAGCGATGTCTTTTGTAGCAATGATTCATTGACTCATCTGACAAAATCCTTGTCGTGAAAACCTTTCACTTAACTTGACAGTGCCGCTTTTATGCCTTGGTTGGGAGTTTTCGGACTAATGTCTTGGGTTTTAAGTCGCGAACTCAATGCTCTCAATCTGGGTGATAATTTAGCGATAGGCCTTCGTCTCGAATGGCAACGGGGATGGCTACTATAGCAGGCAAGGAGTGGGTTAAGACAGAATAGGATAGAAGCAATAAACATAGATGCCATGCCTGCTCCCCATAGTCTTGATTTACGCCTAAAAGCTGTTGCCGCCTTCGATAAAGGTGAACGAAAAAGTGATATCTGTCGCTTCTTTGGTATTAGCCGAAATACGCTAGACCTGTGGCTGAAACGACGAGAGAAAATCGGTTCAGTCGCTCCGAAGACAGATTACCGTCGAGGCCCTCAACCGAAGATTAATGATCTAGATGCTTTTCGTGCTTTTGCAGAGAAATATGGGCATCTAACCCAGAAGGAAATGGCGGAGAAATGGCCAGAGTCTATTAGTGATGCATCCAGACGTGAAGCTCTACGGAAAATTGAATTTACTCGAAAAAAAAGACCTATCGATATCAAGAGAGAGATAAAGAATTAGAAAAAGCATTTGTGGCACAACTGAAGCAGTATGTCCAAGAACGACTCGTATATATCGATGAAAGTGGATTTGATAATACCTTAGATTATGGGTATGGCTACTGCCATAAGTCAGAGAGGTTTATCGCAGAGAAGTTAGGTCATCGTACAGAACGAGTTAGCGTGATTGGAGGATGGCGAGAGGGAGAGCAGATAGCACCGATGGTATTTGAGGGCTATGCCAACAGCGCCTTAGTTTGCCAATGGGTAGAGGATTGCTTAGTGCCAGAGTTGATTCCGGGTCAAATTATTATTCTGGATAATGCCAGTGTTCATCCAAAGGAAAGAATACAAACATTGGTGGCGAAGGCAGGATGTGAAGTGATATTTTTGCCACCCTACTCACCACACCTGAACAAGATAGAGAAGTTTTGGGGGAGGTTAAAGAAGGAGGTAAGTAAGCTCATCAAGAAGACTGAGGATTTGTTCGATGCCATCAGAATAGCCTTCTGTTCTATGTCCTAACCTTCTCCTTCGCTGCTATATTTTATGCCGTGGCATTATCTGGTGCGGCAATCGCCACAGCTGGTAGCATTGGATTTGTAGGTTTGATGGCTCCTCATATCGCTAGGCATTTAGTAGGGCCATCTCATGAAGGACTGTTACCGACAGCTGCATTAACAGGTGGCATAATCGTCGTGGTTGCGGATCTCATCAGACGTTTGCTCTTTGCACCAATTGAACTTCCCTGCGGCATCATTACTGCAATTGTTGGTGCCCCTTATTTTCTGTATTTACTGATTCGTACCTGGCGTTAATCCTCAAATCCAAAATCAAAAAAGTACTTTTAAACATCAAATTTCATGCACTCCCCAACCCTCACTGACATGCCACAGGCGATCGCCCTCACGACTCGCAAACTTACCATTGCGTACGATAGCAAAATAATTATTGACGAGCTTGATTTAGCTATTCCCAAAGGAAAAATCACAATCCTTGTGGGTCCTAATGGTTGCGGAAAATCAACACTTCTCAAAGGCCTGGGACGTTTACTCAAACCACAATCCGGTGTTGTTTATCTTGACAGCAAATCCATTTTCAAATTACCAACCAAAGCAGTGGCAAAACAGTTGGGTTTATTGCCCCAAAGCCCTACTGCCCCCGAAGGCTTAACCGTTAGAGAGTTAGTTGCTCAGGGTCGTTATCCTTATCAGAGTTGGATACAACAATGGAGTGCAGAAGACGAGAAACAAGTTGAACTTGCTCTTGCCGAAACCGAATTACAAGAGTTGGCAGGTCGTGCCGTTGATAGCCTATCAGGAGGTCAGAGACAACGAGCATGGGTTGCGATGACTCTGGCCCAGAATACTCGAATTTTATTGCTAGATGAACCCACAACTTTTCTTGATTTAGCCCACCAAATCGAGGTTTTAGACCTACTCTATGATCTTAACCAACGGGAAGGCCGCACTGTCGTTATGGTTTTACATGAACTCAATCAAGCTTGTCGATATGCGGATCATATTATTGCGATGCGATTAGGGAAGGTCTATGCTCAAGGTGAGCCCCATAATGTGATGACAGAAGGATTAGTGAAAACAGTTTTTGGTCTAGATTGCCGTATTATTAAAGACCCTTTGGCAGGGACACCACTTTGCATTCCAATGGGTCGTAAAGTAGCGACACTAGAACATCAGCATTGACAAAAATAACAAGCTTTCATCTCTACGAAGTCTTCGTAGAGTGAACAGACAAACGATTGTTCATCCATAGATATTTTCAGCTTCTCATTTATCTAATTGATAAGTTGAGTATTGCGGTAAAAACTTTAGTTCAATTTTTTGTCCAGCCTTTGGAGATTGAGATGCAGTCATTACAGATGATTTTTGTTCAACACGAGCACGGTAAGTACTATTATCTGTCTGAGTTGGAGTTGAAAATTTGATTTCGACTTCTGCCCAAGTGGCTTTATTTGTCCATTGATCTAATAGCAATTGAACAGGTTTTAAAGGAATAAATCGAGCAATCGGATAAATTAAACGCTGCATACCAGTTAGTCCACCTTTACGGAGGGTTTTACCAGAACGTTCGTAGGTCAGCCAATCCCAACCATATTTTTGCCAAAGCTCACGCTCAACAATTTGTTCAAATTTATTTAATCCTGACCAGCCACGATAGTTATTTTTTACCTTAGTGACATCACCTTGACGGGCAAGAATTTGATCTATTTTGTCATTGGTGAGATGTCCCCAGTATTGTCCACTGGGAAGCTCAATCAAAGTGGGAGCAAAGCGATGTCCTCCAAAATGGCTACATCGCCAAACTCTAAGCTCCGGTGTTTTTTTGGTAGAGAGATGAGTTTGAATGGCATACTCAGAACGGATTTTTTTGTAGAGTGGATAGCCAAAGCGTGAACAAGCTGCATCAACATTCCCATGGGTACAAATCAGTATTTCTCGGATATGATCAGTCGATTGCAAATATTGTTGATATTGATTGAGGTTATGAGATTTCCCTCCAATTTTTCGCAAAATCTCTTGTGTCAATGAGGAACTTTCTGATTCGGGCAGAATATATTCATATTTCTCGAAGTTTGCAAATAGAATTTTGGGACGACGATAGTATATTACTCGTACTTCATCAGGAGAAGAGTAAGTTTTATCTGGGGAAATTAGTACAGGTCGGAGTTTAATACCTTGTTTCAGAATGAGTGTTCTAATAAGTTTGAGTAGTGGTGCAATTTTAGGATCTTCTGTAAATACTTGGGCTGTCCAAGGCTGAGGTAATTCAATAATTAACCAGTGATCTACAGTACTTGCAGTTCCGATCGGAT from [Leptolyngbya] sp. PCC 7376 includes:
- a CDS encoding ABC transporter ATP-binding protein, whose protein sequence is MHSPTLTDMPQAIALTTRKLTIAYDSKIIIDELDLAIPKGKITILVGPNGCGKSTLLKGLGRLLKPQSGVVYLDSKSIFKLPTKAVAKQLGLLPQSPTAPEGLTVRELVAQGRYPYQSWIQQWSAEDEKQVELALAETELQELAGRAVDSLSGGQRQRAWVAMTLAQNTRILLLDEPTTFLDLAHQIEVLDLLYDLNQREGRTVVMVLHELNQACRYADHIIAMRLGKVYAQGEPHNVMTEGLVKTVFGLDCRIIKDPLAGTPLCIPMGRKVATLEHQH
- a CDS encoding DUF3082 domain-containing protein — protein: MPEVLPSPLRCWTGTAVAGSMSFAAYLVTRNVIINFANNPPTGNTVAMRIAITVRTLLMGICTMATAVFGMIAIGLLLLGIKSLLAPDEETASGESS
- a CDS encoding sucrase ferredoxin, giving the protein MQVQENPAIETFKDCKFCSVVSKVADEDPIGTASTVDHWLIIELPQPWTAQVFTEDPKIAPLLKLIRTLILKQGIKLRPVLISPDKTYSSPDEVRVIYYRRPKILFANFEKYEYILPESESSSLTQEILRKIGGKSHNLNQYQQYLQSTDHIREILICTHGNVDAACSRFGYPLYKKIRSEYAIQTHLSTKKTPELRVWRCSHFGGHRFAPTLIELPSGQYWGHLTNDKIDQILARQGDVTKVKNNYRGWSGLNKFEQIVERELWQKYGWDWLTYERSGKTLRKGGLTGMQRLIYPIARFIPLKPVQLLLDQWTNKATWAEVEIKFSTPTQTDNSTYRARVEQKSSVMTASQSPKAGQKIELKFLPQYSTYQLDK
- the radA gene encoding DNA repair protein RadA, whose amino-acid sequence is MAKAKTVHVCRECGAEARQWFGKCPSCGVYGSLQEEIREKATSSGVNRSWHNKPSASKRKSATPKPRVALKFNQIDTSQQLRFGSGYGELDRVLGGGIVPGSLVLIGGDPGIGKSTLLLQVAYQLSENLPRILYVSAEESGQQIKLRGDRLKSAEDNPEENLYILTETGLETILSELETLRPQVAVIDSIQTLYYSSLSSAPGSVSQVRECTSALMQVAKRENITLFIVGHVTKEGAIAGPRVLEHLVDTVLYFEGDRYASHRLLRSVKNRFGATHEVGIFEMCEQGLEEVLNPSALFLGNREEETPGTATVVACEGTRPLLVELQALVSPTSYSSPRRSTTGVDYSRLQQILAVLEKRVGIPLSKLDAYVAAAGGLTVSEPAVDLGMAVALVASFRDRMVDPKTILVGEVGLGGQVRPVSHLETRLKEAKKLGFTRAIIPKGQKLSEENLGIDLVPVGRVLDAIVAALPTASKQN
- a CDS encoding DUF2059 domain-containing protein, which encodes MMLKSFFASTAIALSVSLAPISVFAESEPIHPETISAEKLALIDELRVLTKRDENATQVLDIMMSQMQEQASVMSQGLFGEDADPAMTAVFDETFARIMDRMYTLMQEKIDFVAVQQEIDLKLYDEYFSEPELADLIAFYKTPTGQKTAEIYPQLTQRSMQLFGEEVTPTMIEIQQQVLMEEFAEFGFIQGGSAPQNLEEDGMTESETEATDTGSDESAM
- a CDS encoding ABC transporter ATP-binding protein, which produces MLEINNLQKTYGKRQVLKGLTLHIQAGEIYGLLGPNGAGKTTTINILCNLLKGDRGEIRIAGQSVSEATKKIIGVAPQENLLYKTLSCAENLRFFAKIYGIRGKNCDKRIDYCLDAVGLGDRRNSPVESLSGGMQRRMNVAVALVHNPQLLILDEPTTGLDIETRYDIWALIQQLRADGMTILLTTHLLDEAERLCQRIGVLKGGQIVAEGTLPELRKMIPAKEIVLLRTDAEDAAITRGEAAGFTKRNYGGDLAFWLPDQLELKEILDIFDGIPLDSISRQPVQLEHIYIEITKHSVATPAPPEVV
- a CDS encoding formylglycine-generating enzyme family protein yields the protein MLQLRLNHPEQESPAISKSLEFRDELPQSFTEDLGDGVKLDMIRIPKGSFMMGSSDAGVNEYPQHQVEITEAFYLGQYLVTQSQYEAVMGINPSKFKKGGFHPVERVSWDDAQAFCQKLSEQSGRKYRLLSEAEWEYACRAGADTQYSFGDELTKQQGNLMQGYVADVAITVAKWLIPGLAGTTEVGQYPPNDFGLYDMHGNVQEWCEDSWEDNYETPRNQTPVTNSSELRVLRGGAWDFISWGCRSAFRDTHAQDDKSDAIGFRIACSSTAMA
- a CDS encoding IS1 family transposase (programmed frameshift), producing MTIHCPQCNAQDIIKSGFAKNRQRFKCNQCNYQFTSFSKERGKPLWMKLEAVLMYMSGMSMNATAKILGVSAQSVLNWVRDFGEANYEKPTPESAVVVELDELWHFIQGEKNKLWVWKAYDRNTGRLIDWELGSRDSRTLGHLLERFSQWQITVYCTDNWKPYQQLLENHPDAFHVISKKETIAIERNNSDNRHWFARFHRRTKVVSKSKHMVDLSMALFAKFRVNGSIELLRNWRLTLLS
- a CDS encoding diguanylate cyclase gives rise to the protein MPQLAKNKGKPQARRGFTPLTKFLDMVKGVDSPSKLLVNVGAAILFLLSMMVMVGWFARYPRLIQISPAYVPMQFNTALGFCLISLSLWALNYQKQAIAKVCGSSTLLLGFLTLTQYIFQMDFGIDEFFIDHYIDVATSHPGRMAPNTALNFCLSGLSILLILRRKLTLNFVFFASTFGASVMGLGFVALLGYLSGVKTAYGWAQLTHMALHTSIGFILVGLLLVVVILHISLRRLRQLPLLFLPMVAGVSGIVVTVALWQALVAAELQLSKSYGIPDQNIIAELILIFGIALALLLAIAMWFLGKFRQKITHLQQAQHRILQLNNQLKKLSYIDSLTSIPNRRMFDLTLEKEWGRALRKQTPLALVFIDIDHFKAYNDFYGHLQGDICLQRISKVIAVAARRTTDMAARYGGEEFVLLLPDSTESYAQAIANDLVEAIENLKLPHSKSPTASVVTISAGVGITIPTQTGNYEQLIDNADQALYSAKAAGRNQAIFKD
- a CDS encoding iron chelate uptake ABC transporter family permease subunit, with translation MFYVLTFSFAAIFYAVALSGAAIATAGSIGFVGLMAPHIARHLVGPSHEGLLPTAALTGGIIVVVADLIRRLLFAPIELPCGIITAIVGAPYFLYLLIRTWR
- a CDS encoding IS630 transposase-related protein, yielding MPVAYSEDLRCKALAAVERGIPKKDVCEMFNIGRNSLYLWKQCLEETGSYSAKTGYQKGYGHKITDLEVFKSFVQQHADKTQAEMAELWPGEVSRRTISRMLKKIGFTRKKESFKRVMLNANCAVAQYFHSL